From Toxorhynchites rutilus septentrionalis strain SRP chromosome 2, ASM2978413v1, whole genome shotgun sequence, a single genomic window includes:
- the LOC129767235 gene encoding protein lethal(2)essential for life-like, whose protein sequence is MSLVPILFRDWWDDCWDVPLRTSRIMDQHFGSGISADDLLTALTTAAAAQSANRNRPRYGYNRPWHNASVALRNDAGSKVNVASDKFQINLDVQQFSPEEIHVTADEKCVTVEGKHEEKQDEHGYISRHFVRRYMLPSGHDHNDIVSSLSSDGILTITAPKKALPAAESRTIPIVKTGQPLQKLAGKSATNGSEKPAEKAA, encoded by the coding sequence atgtcTCTGGTTCCAATTCTATTCCGTGACTGGTGGGATGATTGCTGGGATGTTCCACTGAGGACATCCAGAATCATGGACCAGCATTTCGGCAGTGGCATTTCAGCGGACGATTTATTAACTGCGCTTACAACAGCGGCAGCTGCACAGTCTGCTAATCGTAACCGTCCCAGATATGGCTACAATAGACCATGGCACAATGCAAGCGTCGCATTGCGGAATGATGCCGGTTCAAAAGTTAACGTGGCCAGTGACAAATTCCAAATCAATCTCGACGTTCAACAGTTTTCCCCGGAGGAAATTCATGTTACGGCCGACGAGAAATGCGTCACCGTGGAAGGAAAACATGAGGAGAAGCAGGATGAACATGGCTACATCTCGAGACATTTCGTGCGGCGCTATATGCTGCCATCAGGACACGATCACAATGACATTGTTTCATCGCTGTCATCGGATGGTATTCTCACGATAACCGCTCCAAAGAAAGCTCTTCCAGCAGCGGAATCGAGAACAATTCCTATTGTTAAGACTGGACAACCGTTGCAAAAATTGGCTGGAAAATCTGCCACCAATGGATCGGAGAAACCCGCTGAGAAGGCTGCTTAA
- the LOC129770826 gene encoding protein lethal(2)essential for life-like: MPLVPILFRDWWDDCWDAPVRSSRILDQHFGSGISTDDLLTALATAAATQSAIQNRSRFGYNRPWRNASVATRSDAGSKVYVADDKFQINLDVQQFAPEEINVTANEKCITVEGKHEEKQDEHGYISRHFVRRYMLPAEHDHRDIVSSLSSDGILTITAPKKALPAGETARKIPIIKTGKPMGRLTGKGATGGSEKSAEQTE; the protein is encoded by the coding sequence ATGCCTCTGGTTCCAATTCTATTCCGTGATTGGTGGGACGACTGCTGGGATGCTCCCGTGAGATCCTCAAGGATTCTGGATCAGCATTTCGGTAGCGGCATTTCCACGGACGATTTACTAACTGCACTGGCAACAGCGGCAGCCACACAGTCCGCCATTCAAAACCGTTCCAGATTCGGATACAACAGACCATGGCGCAATGCCAGCGTCGCTACCCGAAGTGATGCCGGTTCAAAAGTCTACGTGGCTGATGATAAATTCCAAATCAACCTCGATGTCCAACAGTTCGCACCCGAGGAAATCAACGTGACAGCCAACGAGAAGTGCATCACAGTAGAAGGAAAGCACGAGGAAAAGCAAGATGAACATGGTTACATTTCCAGACACTTCGTGCGACGCTATATGCTGCCAGCGGAACATGACCACAGGGACATCGTTTCATCGCTATCATCGGATGGTATTCTTACGATAACAGCCCCGAAGAAAGCTCTACCAGCCGGCGAAACAGCAAGAAAGATTCCGATTATTAAGACTGGAAAGCCAATGGGAAGATTGACTGGCAAAGGTGCTACAGGTGGATCGGAGAAATCCGCCGAGCAGactgaataa